One segment of Macaca fascicularis isolate 582-1 chromosome 4, T2T-MFA8v1.1 DNA contains the following:
- the NRN1 gene encoding neuritin isoform X2 produces the protein MRYRGRRVECIPTLNEFYQNKDSLILKILPYLVQAVRAAGKCDAVFKGFSDCLLKLGDSMANYPQGLDDKTNIKTVCTYWEDFHSCTVTALTDCQEGAKDMWDKLRKESKNLNIQGSLFELCGSGNGAAGSLLPALPVLLVSLSAALATWLSF, from the exons ATGCGTTATAGAGGAAGACGTGTGGAGTGTATTCCCACTTTGAACGAGTTCTATCAGAACAAAGATTCGCTTATTCTTAAGATTTTAC CGTATCTGGTGCAGGCCGTGAGAGCAGCGGGCAAGTGCGATGCGGTCTTCAAGGGCTTTTCGGACTGTTTGCTCAAGCTGGGCGACAGCATGGCCAACTACCCGCAGGGCCTGGACGACAAGACGAACATCAAGACCGTGTGCAC ATACTGGGAGGATTTCCACAGCTGCACGGTCACAGCCCTTACGGATTGCCAGGAAGGGGCGAAAGATATGTGGGATAAACTGAGAAAAGAATCCAAAAACCTCAACATCCAAGGCAGCTTATTCGAACTCTGCGGCAGCGGCAACGGGGCGGCGGGGTCTCTGCTCCCGGCGCTCCCCGTGCTCCTGGTCTCTCTCTCGGCAGCTTTAGCGACCTGGCTTTCCTTCTGA
- the NRN1 gene encoding neuritin isoform X3: MGLKLNGRYISLILAVQIAYLVQAVRAAGKCDAVFKGFSDCLLKLGDSMANYPQGLDDKTNIKTVCTYWEDFHSCTVTALTDCQEGAKDMWDKLRKESKNLNIQGSLFELCGSGNGAAGSLLPALPVLLVSLSAALATWLSF; the protein is encoded by the exons ATGGGACTTAAGTTGAACGGCAGATATATTTCACTGATCCTCGCGGTGCAAATAG CGTATCTGGTGCAGGCCGTGAGAGCAGCGGGCAAGTGCGATGCGGTCTTCAAGGGCTTTTCGGACTGTTTGCTCAAGCTGGGCGACAGCATGGCCAACTACCCGCAGGGCCTGGACGACAAGACGAACATCAAGACCGTGTGCAC ATACTGGGAGGATTTCCACAGCTGCACGGTCACAGCCCTTACGGATTGCCAGGAAGGGGCGAAAGATATGTGGGATAAACTGAGAAAAGAATCCAAAAACCTCAACATCCAAGGCAGCTTATTCGAACTCTGCGGCAGCGGCAACGGGGCGGCGGGGTCTCTGCTCCCGGCGCTCCCCGTGCTCCTGGTCTCTCTCTCGGCAGCTTTAGCGACCTGGCTTTCCTTCTGA
- the NRN1 gene encoding neuritin isoform X1 gives MREGAGGKESTHLPPTHPHLLTHRQSALVAALAAAYLVQAVRAAGKCDAVFKGFSDCLLKLGDSMANYPQGLDDKTNIKTVCTYWEDFHSCTVTALTDCQEGAKDMWDKLRKESKNLNIQGSLFELCGSGNGAAGSLLPALPVLLVSLSAALATWLSF, from the exons ATGCGGGAGGGAGCTGGAGGAAAGGAATCGACTCACCTacctcccacccacccacacctGCTCACGCACCGACAATCTGCACTAGTCGCAGCGTTAGCCGCAG CGTATCTGGTGCAGGCCGTGAGAGCAGCGGGCAAGTGCGATGCGGTCTTCAAGGGCTTTTCGGACTGTTTGCTCAAGCTGGGCGACAGCATGGCCAACTACCCGCAGGGCCTGGACGACAAGACGAACATCAAGACCGTGTGCAC ATACTGGGAGGATTTCCACAGCTGCACGGTCACAGCCCTTACGGATTGCCAGGAAGGGGCGAAAGATATGTGGGATAAACTGAGAAAAGAATCCAAAAACCTCAACATCCAAGGCAGCTTATTCGAACTCTGCGGCAGCGGCAACGGGGCGGCGGGGTCTCTGCTCCCGGCGCTCCCCGTGCTCCTGGTCTCTCTCTCGGCAGCTTTAGCGACCTGGCTTTCCTTCTGA
- the NRN1 gene encoding neuritin isoform X4, translating to MANYPQGLDDKTNIKTVCTYWEDFHSCTVTALTDCQEGAKDMWDKLRKESKNLNIQGSLFELCGSGNGAAGSLLPALPVLLVSLSAALATWLSF from the exons ATGGCCAACTACCCGCAGGGCCTGGACGACAAGACGAACATCAAGACCGTGTGCAC ATACTGGGAGGATTTCCACAGCTGCACGGTCACAGCCCTTACGGATTGCCAGGAAGGGGCGAAAGATATGTGGGATAAACTGAGAAAAGAATCCAAAAACCTCAACATCCAAGGCAGCTTATTCGAACTCTGCGGCAGCGGCAACGGGGCGGCGGGGTCTCTGCTCCCGGCGCTCCCCGTGCTCCTGGTCTCTCTCTCGGCAGCTTTAGCGACCTGGCTTTCCTTCTGA